In the Sinorhizobium arboris LMG 14919 genome, one interval contains:
- a CDS encoding rhomboid family intramembrane serine protease, with product MERDQTATSPETEAESTDVRSREPAFNLPPGLTGILLFLIAVHVLRTYVLPAELDQELILNFAFLPVRYTLPLSEQGLVWLWTPVTYSFLHGSWEHLIFNIFWMIAFGAPVVRRIGIARLAIFWCLSAAAAVGLHVIFHWGEMAVVIGASGVVSGLMGAAARFVFSPSGRISRQFAHLNRRLSFAETLTNRSVLVFTGIWFLTNFLVGFGILSIGGAGSVAWEAHIGGFLFGFLLFALFDPRG from the coding sequence ATGGAACGGGATCAGACGGCAACTTCACCGGAAACCGAAGCCGAGAGTACCGATGTCCGCAGTCGAGAACCCGCCTTCAACCTTCCGCCGGGGCTGACCGGCATCCTGTTGTTTCTCATCGCGGTTCATGTCCTGAGGACTTATGTCCTGCCGGCCGAGCTCGACCAGGAGCTGATTCTCAACTTCGCCTTCCTGCCGGTGCGCTATACGCTCCCCCTCAGCGAACAGGGCCTGGTCTGGCTCTGGACGCCGGTCACCTATTCCTTTCTGCACGGCAGCTGGGAGCATCTCATCTTCAACATCTTCTGGATGATCGCATTCGGCGCACCCGTCGTAAGGCGGATCGGGATCGCCCGCCTCGCCATTTTCTGGTGCCTTTCGGCGGCTGCCGCCGTCGGATTGCACGTCATATTCCACTGGGGAGAGATGGCCGTGGTGATCGGGGCCTCGGGCGTAGTCTCGGGCTTGATGGGGGCTGCGGCTCGCTTTGTATTTTCCCCGAGCGGTCGCATCAGCCGCCAGTTTGCCCATCTCAACCGACGGCTGTCGTTTGCGGAGACGCTGACCAACCGTTCCGTGCTCGTCTTCACCGGGATCTGGTTCCTGACCAATTTCCTGGTGGGGTTCGGCATCTTGTCGATCGGAGGGGCGGGAAGCGTAGCCTGGGAGGCGCATATCGGCGGCTTCCTCTTCGGCTTTCTGCTGTTCGCGCTCTTCGATCCCCGAGGATAG
- the hisI gene encoding phosphoribosyl-AMP cyclohydrolase, with translation MTLTFASPPQDKAELEIGPAFTPRFDEKGLITAVVTDARDGELLMVAHMNAEALALTLETGIAHYYSRSRDRLWKKGESSGNLQTVLEIRTDCDQDAIWLKVSVAGHDATCHTGRRSCFYRTVSVDGDEAKVAITDDHRHFDPAQIYAEN, from the coding sequence ATGACGCTCACTTTCGCTTCCCCCCCACAGGACAAGGCCGAACTGGAAATCGGTCCGGCCTTCACCCCGCGCTTCGACGAGAAGGGCCTGATCACGGCTGTCGTGACCGATGCACGCGACGGCGAATTGCTGATGGTCGCGCACATGAACGCCGAGGCACTGGCCCTGACGCTGGAAACCGGTATTGCGCATTACTACAGCCGCTCACGCGACCGTCTCTGGAAGAAGGGCGAAAGCTCGGGCAATTTGCAGACCGTCCTCGAAATTCGAACCGATTGCGATCAGGACGCGATTTGGCTGAAAGTCTCTGTCGCCGGTCACGATGCCACCTGCCATACCGGACGCCGCTCGTGCTTTTATCGGACGGTCAGCGTCGACGGCGACGAAGCGAAAGTGGCGATCACCGACGACCACAGACATTTCGATCCGGCGCAGATCTACGCCGAGAACTGA
- a CDS encoding patatin-like phospholipase family protein, with protein sequence MLNWTFTRNSQIADLSGANGSSITTTPPAPRISQSVKPKIALALGGGAARGWAHIGVLKALDEEGIEVGMIAGTSIGALVGGCYLAGKLEELESFARSLTVRRIAGLLDFAIGGGGLFGGLRLTKRMQEHLQNLSIEDLNRPFVAVATEVYSGHEVWIEKGSLITAIRASYALPGIFEPVNANGRTLIDGALVNPVPVSVCRAHEQLHVVAVNLNYDVYGRSAVVKHSAGMETPDTPATDANRFSARLGMTSVMVQAFNIIQDRISRARLAGDPPDLSLHPRLNDIGLSEFHRAGEAIDRGYQEAKTKLSEIRRMQEPLPR encoded by the coding sequence ATGCTGAACTGGACATTTACGCGTAACAGTCAGATTGCCGATCTTTCCGGCGCGAACGGCTCGTCGATTACGACCACTCCTCCAGCACCACGAATTTCCCAGTCAGTGAAACCCAAAATCGCGCTGGCGCTCGGCGGGGGTGCTGCGCGCGGCTGGGCCCATATCGGCGTCCTGAAAGCACTCGACGAGGAGGGCATCGAAGTTGGAATGATCGCCGGCACGTCGATCGGTGCGCTCGTGGGTGGCTGCTATCTCGCCGGCAAGCTCGAGGAATTGGAAAGCTTCGCCCGCTCGCTTACCGTGCGCCGCATCGCCGGATTGCTCGATTTTGCGATCGGCGGCGGCGGCCTTTTTGGTGGGCTGCGGCTCACCAAGCGTATGCAGGAGCATCTGCAGAACCTCAGTATCGAGGACCTTAACCGACCCTTTGTCGCAGTCGCCACGGAAGTTTACAGCGGTCACGAGGTATGGATCGAAAAAGGATCCCTCATTACCGCCATTCGGGCATCCTATGCCTTGCCCGGCATTTTCGAACCCGTCAACGCCAACGGACGGACTCTCATCGACGGCGCACTGGTCAATCCGGTTCCCGTTTCGGTCTGCCGCGCACATGAGCAGTTGCACGTCGTCGCCGTCAACCTGAACTATGACGTCTACGGGCGCTCGGCCGTCGTCAAGCATAGCGCCGGCATGGAAACGCCCGATACACCGGCGACCGATGCCAACCGCTTTTCGGCACGCCTCGGCATGACCAGCGTCATGGTCCAGGCGTTCAACATCATTCAGGACCGCATTTCGCGCGCCCGGCTTGCCGGCGATCCGCCGGATCTCTCTCTGCATCCGCGACTCAACGATATTGGACTTTCAGAATTCCACCGTGCCGGCGAAGCGATCGACCGGGGCTATCAGGAAGCCAAGACCAAGCTTTCGGAAATCCGGCGCATGCAGGAACCGCTGCCTCGTTGA
- a CDS encoding CBS domain-containing protein, with product MSVKAILNEKGHNVVTVTEQVTVQQAATLLHENHIGAVVVVDAEERIVGIMTERDIVASIARYGAACLDKPVSSVMWQNVYCCREEMSVDALMEMMSKFRARHLPVEREGRLAGIVSIGDVVKYHIRAIENETEQIKAYIAG from the coding sequence ATGTCAGTGAAAGCGATTCTCAATGAAAAGGGCCACAACGTCGTCACGGTTACAGAACAGGTGACGGTTCAGCAGGCCGCGACTTTGCTGCATGAAAATCATATCGGGGCCGTTGTCGTCGTCGATGCGGAGGAGCGTATCGTCGGCATCATGACGGAGCGAGACATCGTCGCCTCGATCGCCCGATATGGCGCCGCCTGTCTCGATAAGCCGGTGTCTTCCGTTATGTGGCAGAACGTCTATTGCTGTCGCGAGGAAATGTCCGTCGACGCGCTGATGGAAATGATGAGCAAGTTTCGCGCACGCCATCTGCCCGTCGAGCGGGAGGGCCGGCTGGCCGGCATCGTTTCGATCGGAGACGTGGTCAAGTATCACATCCGCGCCATTGAGAACGAGACCGAGCAGATCAAGGCCTATATCGCCGGCTAA